From Spirochaetales bacterium, one genomic window encodes:
- the flgB gene encoding flagellar basal body rod protein FlgB translates to MFFTGSFSRNIDMLNKTMDVGLLRRNVMSNNIANADTPNFKRTVVNFESSLKRALDSEKMRPFPTLLNNERHIDFNRPQNWRDVKPRRVLDYLTTAKNNGNNVDIEVEMMGMLQNQLSYQLMSQMVQSEFSRVNMVLR, encoded by the coding sequence ATGTTTTTTACAGGCAGCTTTTCACGGAATATAGACATGCTGAACAAAACCATGGATGTCGGCCTGTTGCGGCGGAATGTGATGTCGAACAATATTGCGAACGCCGATACGCCGAATTTCAAGCGCACCGTGGTCAATTTCGAGTCGAGTCTGAAACGGGCCCTCGATTCCGAAAAAATGCGGCCTTTCCCGACCCTGCTCAACAACGAACGGCATATCGATTTCAACCGGCCGCAGAACTGGCGGGACGTGAAACCGCGGCGGGTCCTCGATTATCTGACCACGGCAAAAAACAACGGCAATAATGTCGATATCGAGGTGGAAATGATGGGAATGCTTCAGAACCAGCTTTCCTACCAATTGATGTCACAGATGGTTCAAAGCGAGTTTTCCAGGGTGAATATGGTACTCAGGTAA
- the dprA gene encoding DNA-processing protein DprA, whose product MVLNSDIYLFALQNAASLKTREKLLLLELFPCIKDIFSLSASELSGLLGRRINAAKWNPDGVLSGAERGWKAIESSRTAFVGYFQPGYPPQLREIYDPPLILFYRGRIPEWHTPFLAIVGTRQPSGESRNAAYRLGMEASLAGIGVVSGLARGIDREAHEGSCEGSGQSIAVLGNGIDTVYPCTSRKTASRILGNGGVIFSEYPPGVPPLPYNFPARNRIISGLSRAVVIIQAPRRSGALITADYALEQGRELYVHPSGLAGAQSEGTKSLYDEGAPLCASARILLREWGMEEKYRMPESDPRFPLDDEKPGRRLAGMLEREIKGELKIYNGQYIRR is encoded by the coding sequence ATGGTCTTGAATAGTGACATCTATTTATTCGCCTTACAAAACGCCGCCTCTCTTAAAACGCGGGAAAAGCTGTTGCTTTTAGAGTTGTTTCCGTGTATAAAAGACATCTTTTCTCTTTCCGCCTCCGAACTGTCGGGGCTTTTGGGACGGCGGATCAACGCGGCAAAGTGGAATCCCGACGGGGTGTTGTCCGGTGCGGAACGGGGATGGAAGGCTATCGAATCTTCCCGGACGGCATTCGTCGGCTATTTTCAGCCCGGTTATCCGCCCCAACTCAGGGAAATATACGATCCGCCCCTCATTCTTTTTTACCGGGGCAGGATTCCCGAGTGGCATACCCCGTTTCTGGCAATCGTGGGAACGAGGCAGCCCAGCGGAGAAAGCAGGAACGCGGCGTACAGGCTCGGAATGGAGGCTTCACTCGCCGGAATCGGTGTCGTTTCGGGACTCGCGCGCGGCATCGACAGGGAGGCGCATGAAGGAAGTTGTGAAGGGAGCGGTCAATCGATCGCGGTTTTGGGAAACGGAATCGACACGGTCTACCCCTGTACAAGCAGAAAGACCGCTTCGAGAATTCTCGGGAATGGCGGGGTGATTTTCTCCGAATACCCGCCCGGCGTTCCCCCGCTGCCTTATAATTTTCCGGCGCGCAACCGCATTATCAGCGGGCTGTCGCGGGCTGTTGTCATCATACAGGCGCCGCGGCGTTCGGGAGCGCTCATTACCGCCGATTATGCCCTCGAGCAGGGGAGAGAACTGTATGTTCACCCCTCAGGGCTTGCCGGTGCACAGTCCGAGGGAACGAAAAGCCTTTATGACGAAGGCGCCCCGCTTTGCGCATCCGCGCGGATACTGCTTCGTGAATGGGGCATGGAGGAAAAATACCGTATGCCGGAAAGCGACCCCCGGTTTCCCCTCGACGATGAAAAACCGGGCAGACGGTTGGCGGGAATGCTGGAAAGGGAAATCAAGGGGGAACTCAAAATTTATAATGGACAATACATCAGGAGATAG
- a CDS encoding tyrosine recombinase, with amino-acid sequence MDDNALLRSYEAYLRVELRLQRATIATYLPECRLLLYWLSEEKKEISEVDGNMLIGFLVKRQIDGVCGRTLAKTISSLRSFFVFLILEGILSNNPLDTVDMPKPNFRIPKVFSRQDIEVFFGGIDTSTPSGIRDRALFELIYSCGLRVTEAIELKLVNIYPRQALLRVCGKGNRERLVPVGEHAEVWLDKYIGEARTAFIKKGRSTDYLFLNYRGNRISRKGVWKRFKEILKKVSLEGKVHTLRHSFATHLLGGGADLRSVQELLGHADISTTQIYTHVEEEELKEYHAKYHPRG; translated from the coding sequence ATGGATGATAATGCATTGCTCCGTTCATATGAAGCATACCTGCGGGTAGAACTCCGGCTGCAACGGGCGACGATTGCGACATACCTTCCCGAATGCCGGCTGCTGCTTTACTGGCTTTCTGAGGAGAAAAAGGAGATATCCGAGGTCGACGGCAATATGTTGATCGGTTTTCTGGTAAAGCGGCAGATCGACGGGGTATGCGGGCGAACGCTGGCAAAGACAATCAGCAGCCTCCGTTCGTTTTTCGTTTTTCTGATACTCGAAGGAATACTTTCAAACAATCCGCTCGATACGGTGGATATGCCGAAACCGAATTTCAGGATACCGAAGGTTTTTTCCAGGCAGGATATCGAGGTTTTTTTCGGAGGAATCGATACATCCACTCCTTCGGGGATCAGGGACAGGGCGCTTTTTGAACTCATTTACTCGTGTGGTCTCCGGGTTACCGAGGCAATCGAATTGAAACTGGTCAATATATATCCCCGTCAGGCGCTTTTACGCGTGTGCGGAAAAGGCAACAGGGAGCGGCTCGTTCCTGTGGGAGAACATGCTGAGGTATGGCTTGATAAATATATCGGGGAAGCGAGAACGGCGTTTATCAAAAAAGGCAGATCGACCGATTACCTTTTTCTCAATTATCGCGGCAATCGCATTTCACGAAAAGGAGTCTGGAAACGCTTCAAGGAAATATTGAAGAAAGTCAGCCTTGAAGGGAAGGTCCATACGTTAAGGCATTCTTTTGCCACCCACCTGCTCGGTGGGGGCGCCGATCTTCGGTCGGTACAGGAGCTTCTGGGTCATGCCGATATCAGTACGACTCAAATTTATACGCACGTGGAGGAGGAGGAATTGAAGGAATACCACGCGAAGTATCACCCGCGGGGATAA
- the topA gene encoding type I DNA topoisomerase — protein MGKAVKQSLLIVESPAKAKTIEKYLGTGFIVTASIGHLFDLPKSRLAIDIENGFTPEYITIRGKAKILKYILKEAKKANSILLASDNDREGEAIAFHIRNAIMEKFPEKPVKRIVFNEITPHVIREAVDHPLDFDINKVNAQKARRILDRLVGYSLSPILWKKVKNGLSAGRVQSVALRLVCERDDEVESFVPEEYWTIDAELKKGARKFSAQLIQVNGKKSSISNNREAEALIAGFRNRPFTVADIKQKEKQSKPSPPFTTSKLQQVAATRLGFTSRKTMAVAQTLYEGITMGNDRVGLITYIRTDSTRIANVALEEVRSFIKENYPETLPDNPVIYTAGTKAQDAHEAIRPTYTSKTPESVKQYLSPEQFKLYSIIWERFVASQMKPARSTSTTVDLRSGEGLFRANATTVIERGFYAVLSLLLPKEKTQHLPHLSVGDEVTCIGLIPDQHFTQGPAHYTDATIIKALEEKGIGRPSTYAPIISVLIDRYYVVRKNKKLKATVLGKIINNLLKDTFPDIIDVNFTAQIEKKLDEVEEQGAYWVTMIEDFFSPFHSQVRYVMEHLESIKGVLDEETSFTCEKCGKPMVKKLGRYGFFLACSGFPECRNSKAIPLADCPREGCDGKIIAKRKQKGRGKVFYGCTRFPDCDFVTYFPPTEHKCPRCGYFLVERSDKKRGEYRACANPECSYIYGQEETGKSA, from the coding sequence ATGGGAAAAGCAGTAAAACAGAGTCTGTTGATTGTGGAGTCGCCGGCAAAGGCAAAAACCATCGAGAAATATCTGGGCACCGGATTTATCGTTACCGCCTCTATCGGCCACCTTTTCGATCTACCCAAATCCAGACTCGCGATCGATATTGAAAACGGCTTTACACCCGAATATATTACGATACGGGGAAAGGCGAAGATACTCAAGTATATACTCAAGGAAGCGAAAAAGGCGAATTCGATCCTTCTCGCATCGGATAACGACCGTGAAGGGGAAGCGATCGCTTTCCATATACGCAACGCCATCATGGAGAAGTTTCCGGAAAAACCGGTCAAACGAATCGTCTTTAACGAGATCACACCGCACGTGATCCGTGAAGCGGTGGATCATCCCCTCGATTTCGACATCAACAAGGTCAATGCCCAGAAGGCGAGGAGAATTCTGGACAGGCTCGTCGGGTACAGCCTCTCGCCGATTCTCTGGAAAAAAGTGAAAAACGGCCTTTCTGCTGGAAGAGTGCAATCGGTCGCGCTCAGACTCGTCTGTGAACGGGACGATGAAGTGGAATCCTTTGTTCCCGAAGAATACTGGACCATCGATGCCGAACTCAAAAAAGGCGCCAGGAAATTTTCCGCACAGCTCATACAGGTAAACGGTAAAAAATCCAGCATTTCAAATAATCGGGAAGCGGAAGCACTTATCGCCGGTTTCAGGAACAGGCCGTTTACGGTCGCAGACATTAAGCAAAAGGAAAAACAGTCGAAGCCTTCTCCGCCGTTTACGACATCGAAATTACAGCAGGTTGCCGCTACCCGATTGGGATTTACCTCGAGGAAGACCATGGCGGTTGCTCAAACTCTCTATGAAGGTATTACCATGGGTAATGATCGCGTCGGACTCATTACCTACATCAGGACCGATTCGACCCGTATCGCCAATGTCGCCCTGGAAGAAGTCAGGTCGTTTATAAAGGAAAACTATCCGGAAACACTTCCCGATAATCCCGTCATCTATACGGCCGGTACAAAGGCGCAGGACGCCCATGAAGCGATCAGGCCGACCTATACCTCGAAAACGCCGGAATCGGTCAAACAATATCTCAGTCCAGAACAGTTCAAGCTTTATTCCATCATCTGGGAGCGGTTCGTCGCTTCACAGATGAAACCGGCGCGAAGCACATCGACGACTGTTGATCTACGCTCAGGGGAAGGGCTTTTCAGGGCAAACGCGACGACGGTAATCGAGAGAGGGTTCTACGCCGTTCTTTCATTGCTTTTACCGAAAGAGAAGACCCAGCATCTGCCTCACCTTTCGGTCGGAGACGAGGTGACCTGTATCGGACTGATTCCGGACCAGCATTTTACCCAGGGACCGGCTCATTATACCGACGCGACCATCATCAAGGCACTCGAGGAAAAGGGCATCGGCAGGCCTTCGACGTACGCCCCGATTATATCCGTTCTCATCGACAGGTATTATGTCGTACGGAAGAACAAAAAACTCAAGGCCACGGTCTTGGGGAAAATCATCAATAACCTTCTCAAGGATACATTCCCTGATATCATCGATGTCAATTTTACCGCACAGATAGAAAAGAAACTCGATGAAGTCGAAGAACAGGGAGCGTACTGGGTGACCATGATCGAGGATTTTTTTTCACCCTTTCATTCACAGGTGAGATATGTCATGGAACATCTCGAATCGATCAAGGGAGTACTGGATGAGGAGACATCCTTTACCTGTGAGAAATGCGGAAAGCCCATGGTCAAGAAACTGGGCAGGTACGGATTTTTTCTCGCGTGCAGCGGATTCCCCGAATGCAGAAATTCGAAGGCCATCCCGCTCGCGGATTGTCCGAGGGAAGGGTGTGACGGGAAGATCATCGCCAAGCGGAAACAGAAGGGCCGGGGAAAGGTGTTTTACGGATGCACCAGGTTTCCGGATTGTGATTTTGTCACCTATTTCCCCCCGACGGAACATAAATGCCCGCGGTGCGGATATTTTCTGGTCGAACGTTCTGATAAAAAACGGGGAGAATACCGGGCCTGTGCGAATCCCGAATGCTCTTATATTTACGGACAGGAGGAAACCGGAAAAAGTGCATGA
- a CDS encoding tetratricopeptide repeat protein: protein MKGKKFLLCIGAFSFCIAAAGCDRKNEEEFIEALISMEQTVYKHDEVSPETVDEVRNIVKRYRDELGEEVTRTEEFGRLLKRIAEKYMEIGDINREIERLSTGRSTRFDSPREEDIYRKMEVIRYIDGTMYGKAFEKINEALELFPDNRVLYYNGGVCAGWIAKSKIEPRFSDERARWFETAQAYYRRAIELDSGYVDALYGLAVLLVFELDAPSEAIGFLERIVEKESRNMDALFVLARAYYQIGRYDEAMDTYEIIIEENPSEEMTQRARALKERIKDEVYGLE, encoded by the coding sequence ATGAAGGGTAAAAAATTTTTGTTATGTATAGGTGCTTTCTCCTTCTGTATTGCGGCCGCAGGGTGTGACCGCAAGAACGAAGAGGAGTTTATCGAGGCACTGATAAGCATGGAACAAACGGTCTATAAACATGATGAGGTGTCCCCTGAGACCGTGGATGAGGTGAGGAATATTGTCAAACGATATCGGGACGAATTGGGAGAGGAAGTAACCCGGACGGAGGAGTTCGGAAGGCTTCTCAAACGAATCGCAGAGAAGTATATGGAGATAGGGGATATAAACAGGGAAATCGAACGCCTATCGACAGGCCGGTCGACACGGTTCGATTCGCCAAGGGAAGAAGACATCTATCGGAAAATGGAGGTTATCCGTTACATAGACGGTACAATGTACGGAAAGGCGTTTGAAAAGATCAACGAGGCGCTTGAATTATTTCCGGATAACCGGGTACTCTATTATAATGGAGGCGTATGCGCAGGGTGGATCGCGAAATCGAAAATCGAGCCGCGTTTTTCGGATGAACGTGCACGGTGGTTTGAAACCGCTCAGGCTTATTACCGGAGGGCGATCGAACTCGATTCCGGCTATGTCGATGCCCTCTATGGTCTTGCCGTTCTCCTTGTCTTTGAACTGGATGCGCCGTCGGAGGCAATCGGTTTTCTCGAACGGATTGTCGAGAAGGAATCAAGGAATATGGATGCCCTGTTTGTTCTCGCGCGGGCTTACTATCAGATCGGCAGGTATGATGAGGCGATGGACACGTACGAGATCATTATTGAAGAAAACCCGTCGGAGGAGATGACGCAGCGTGCCCGCGCATTAAAAGAGAGAATCAAGGATGAGGTGTATGGTCTTGAATAG
- the flgC gene encoding flagellar basal body rod protein FlgC yields the protein MGLYSSINTAASGLTAQRTRLDVIADNIANVNSTRTNEGGPFRRSRVVFRPRVRQPYWRSPFLPKFLDNGIGKGVRIKKIEKDYDAKPRLVYDPTHPDAIKTGPRKGYVEYPNVNVVNEMVDMISASRSYEANVSIINGSKSMFLKALEIGR from the coding sequence ATGGGATTGTATTCAAGTATCAATACGGCGGCATCGGGGCTCACCGCCCAGCGGACGCGGCTCGATGTGATCGCGGATAATATCGCGAATGTGAACTCGACACGGACCAACGAAGGCGGGCCTTTCAGGAGAAGCAGGGTGGTCTTCAGGCCGAGGGTGCGGCAACCGTACTGGCGAAGCCCCTTTCTGCCGAAGTTTCTCGACAATGGTATCGGGAAAGGCGTCCGTATCAAGAAGATAGAGAAGGATTATGATGCGAAGCCCAGGCTTGTTTATGATCCGACTCATCCGGACGCGATAAAGACGGGACCCAGAAAGGGGTACGTGGAATACCCGAACGTCAATGTGGTAAACGAGATGGTGGACATGATTTCCGCTTCACGCTCGTATGAGGCGAATGTGTCGATCATCAACGGTTCGAAGAGCATGTTTTTAAAAGCCCTTGAAATAGGAAGGTAG
- the hslV gene encoding ATP-dependent protease subunit HslV codes for MRKFKSTTVIAVRRNGKVAMGGDGQVTLGNTIMKANALKVRKIYENKIIVGFAGATADAFTLFERFEAKVKEYGGDLTRAAVELAKDWRTDRALRRLEALLLVADIKKTLLISGTGDVVEPEKGAIAIGSGGAYAYSAAMALLSSTQLSAHEIVEKSLAIAASVCIYSNIQIHIEELE; via the coding sequence ATGAGAAAGTTTAAAAGCACGACCGTCATCGCCGTCCGTCGAAACGGAAAAGTGGCCATGGGGGGCGACGGCCAGGTAACCCTCGGAAATACCATTATGAAGGCGAATGCCCTCAAGGTGAGAAAAATATATGAAAACAAGATCATCGTCGGGTTCGCGGGGGCGACGGCGGACGCGTTTACCCTTTTCGAACGGTTCGAGGCAAAGGTAAAAGAGTATGGGGGTGATCTTACACGCGCCGCCGTCGAACTTGCGAAAGACTGGCGGACCGACAGGGCGCTGAGAAGGCTCGAGGCACTGCTTCTGGTCGCGGACATAAAAAAAACCCTTCTCATTTCCGGAACGGGTGATGTCGTGGAACCGGAAAAGGGCGCCATCGCGATCGGTTCCGGCGGGGCTTACGCTTATTCCGCCGCGATGGCGTTGCTATCATCGACACAACTGTCCGCGCACGAAATAGTCGAAAAATCATTGGCGATAGCGGCATCTGTCTGTATTTATTCAAATATTCAAATACATATAGAGGAGTTGGAATGA
- a CDS encoding tyrosine recombinase XerC — MHEQYLQYLKHVRHLSDHSVASYRKDILRFMAFCREEGIDEREAGPSHIRRFINSVSTRGLSARSINRLISGLRGYYRFLRKRGIVSVNPFGGVRSMKETASLPSFLFEDEVERILSQPASEFLELRNKAVFEFLYTTGCRVAEAVGIDVTDIDLKKGIARVVGKGDKERIVFIGKKTGEILKDYLSKRRFHVKAGTQDAGLSFFINSRGCRITARGVRYILEKSLRLLSLQKKVTPHTFRHSFATHLLDRGADIRVVQELLGHASPTTTQIYTHISLDRLKKVYRQSHPHAKIKENDNEKV, encoded by the coding sequence GTGCATGAACAATACCTCCAGTATCTGAAACATGTCCGTCACCTCTCCGATCATTCGGTCGCCTCTTACCGGAAGGACATCCTGCGGTTCATGGCTTTTTGCCGGGAAGAGGGAATCGACGAACGGGAAGCGGGCCCGTCTCATATCAGACGTTTTATCAATTCGGTTTCAACTCGCGGATTGTCGGCCCGGAGCATCAACAGGCTGATTTCAGGCCTCAGGGGGTATTACAGGTTTCTCAGAAAGCGTGGAATCGTCAGCGTCAATCCTTTTGGCGGGGTGCGCTCGATGAAAGAGACCGCTTCACTTCCTTCTTTCCTTTTCGAGGATGAAGTGGAGCGGATATTATCACAACCGGCCTCGGAGTTTCTCGAACTCAGGAACAAGGCGGTTTTCGAGTTCCTCTATACGACCGGGTGCAGGGTTGCCGAAGCCGTGGGTATCGACGTCACCGATATCGATCTGAAAAAGGGGATCGCCCGCGTTGTGGGAAAAGGGGACAAGGAACGGATCGTCTTCATCGGAAAAAAGACCGGAGAAATCCTCAAGGATTATCTTTCAAAGCGGCGTTTTCATGTGAAAGCGGGTACGCAAGACGCCGGCCTCAGTTTTTTTATCAACAGCAGGGGTTGCCGGATAACGGCGCGCGGGGTGAGATATATCCTGGAAAAGAGTCTCCGTCTTCTTTCACTTCAGAAAAAGGTGACCCCCCATACCTTCAGGCATTCGTTTGCGACCCACCTGCTCGACAGGGGAGCGGATATCAGGGTCGTGCAGGAACTGCTCGGCCATGCGAGTCCGACAACGACACAGATTTACACCCACATAAGTCTTGACCGGTTGAAAAAGGTGTACCGGCAATCCCATCCGCATGCGAAAATAAAGGAGAACGATAATGAGAAAGTTTAA
- the hslU gene encoding ATP-dependent protease ATPase subunit HslU has product MNLDTLTPREIVAELDKYIIGQEKAKKAVAIALRNRMRRKKLPDELKDEVAPKNIIMIGPTGVGKTEIARRLSRLSGAPFIKVEATKYTEVGYVGRDVESMVRDLVSVAISMVKSEMQEEVRAKAAARSEELVLDLLLPAKKFIRRPGPETAAQQQEESGEVATHTREKLRERLHKGELDEKEVEIDIANKSIPSMQIFSGTNMEEIGFNIENITQNILGGKKKKKRVSVKHAREILEDQEMDKLVDMEKVAEIAKQRVEEMGIIFLDELDKIASTGNRHGPDVSREGVQRDILPIVEGSKVHTRYGIIDTSHILFIAAGAFHMSKPSDLIPELQGRFPLRVELNSLDTEDFVKILTQPENALIKQYTALLKTEDVEIDFTDEAIVRISEIATDVNSKTENIGARRLHTIMEHLLEDISFNATEIKGQKVSITKDYVDERLKDIIEDRDLTRFIL; this is encoded by the coding sequence ATAAATCTGGATACATTAACGCCGCGGGAAATCGTCGCGGAACTCGATAAATATATTATCGGACAGGAGAAGGCCAAAAAGGCGGTCGCCATCGCTCTCCGAAACAGGATGAGGAGAAAAAAACTGCCGGATGAACTCAAGGATGAAGTCGCGCCGAAGAATATCATCATGATCGGCCCGACGGGAGTCGGGAAAACGGAAATCGCAAGACGACTTTCGCGATTGAGCGGCGCACCCTTTATCAAGGTGGAGGCGACAAAGTATACCGAAGTCGGTTATGTGGGAAGGGACGTTGAATCGATGGTCCGTGACCTTGTTTCCGTCGCGATATCTATGGTCAAATCGGAGATGCAGGAAGAGGTGAGGGCAAAGGCCGCGGCGCGGTCGGAAGAACTCGTGCTCGATCTCCTGCTTCCCGCGAAAAAGTTCATACGGCGTCCCGGACCGGAAACGGCCGCCCAGCAGCAGGAAGAATCCGGGGAGGTCGCGACGCATACGCGGGAGAAATTACGGGAAAGACTTCATAAAGGAGAACTGGATGAAAAGGAAGTGGAAATAGATATCGCCAACAAGTCCATTCCGTCCATGCAGATTTTTTCCGGGACCAATATGGAAGAAATAGGGTTCAATATCGAGAATATTACCCAGAATATTCTGGGCGGAAAGAAAAAAAAGAAGAGGGTATCCGTGAAACACGCGAGGGAAATCCTCGAAGACCAGGAAATGGATAAACTCGTCGATATGGAAAAAGTCGCCGAAATCGCCAAACAGCGCGTCGAAGAAATGGGGATTATCTTTCTTGACGAACTCGACAAGATCGCTTCGACGGGGAACAGGCACGGGCCTGATGTTTCCCGGGAGGGTGTCCAGCGTGATATTCTGCCGATAGTCGAGGGCTCGAAGGTTCATACGCGGTACGGAATCATCGACACTTCCCATATCCTCTTCATTGCCGCCGGCGCATTTCATATGTCCAAACCCTCGGACCTTATTCCGGAGCTTCAGGGACGGTTCCCCCTTCGGGTCGAGCTCAATTCCCTGGATACGGAGGATTTCGTGAAAATTCTCACGCAGCCCGAGAATGCCCTTATCAAGCAATACACGGCGTTACTCAAGACAGAGGATGTCGAAATCGATTTTACCGATGAGGCGATCGTGCGGATATCGGAAATTGCCACGGATGTCAATTCGAAGACGGAAAATATAGGAGCCAGACGGCTTCATACGATCATGGAACATCTGCTCGAAGACATTTCTTTCAATGCAACGGAAATAAAGGGGCAGAAGGTTTCCATAACCAAGGATTATGTTGATGAACGGCTCAAGGATATCATCGAGGACAGGGATCTGACCCGGTTTATCCTCTAG
- the ftsZ gene encoding cell division protein FtsZ produces MNIEFIEDTDTNLTLIKVIGVGGGGNNAVNRMISAGLKSVRFIAINTDLQALHISKAEVKLPIGTKVTGGLGAGGVPDVGEKAAMEDYDELQAIIRGSDMIFITAGMGGGTGTGAVPVIARIASELDVLTVAVVTKPFAFEGKKKMMLAEEGIEKLREHVDTLIVIPNQYLLKIVDRKTPIKEAFRIADDVLRQGVQGISDLITSPGEINIDFADVCTIMKGKGDAFMGIGNGSGDNRAVDAATNAINNPLLEDAKIEGAKSILVNVTGGPDLALAEYEEIMRIITANADDDALIIAGTAFEESLETDVKVTVIAAGFSQAVTRKPNDTHETPAQSADIISYDEWVKIGKGVHKKGQGEYLLERNAKEPDLFIPTILRDKKIMGGQGE; encoded by the coding sequence ATGAACATTGAGTTTATTGAAGACACGGATACGAATCTGACACTCATCAAGGTGATTGGTGTCGGGGGCGGCGGTAATAATGCGGTCAATCGAATGATTTCAGCCGGCCTCAAAAGTGTGAGGTTTATTGCGATCAATACCGATCTTCAGGCGCTTCATATCTCGAAAGCGGAGGTAAAACTGCCTATCGGAACAAAGGTAACGGGCGGACTGGGCGCGGGCGGCGTTCCGGATGTCGGAGAAAAGGCCGCCATGGAGGATTACGATGAACTCCAGGCGATCATTCGCGGCTCCGACATGATTTTCATCACCGCGGGGATGGGGGGCGGAACCGGTACCGGGGCAGTGCCGGTGATCGCGCGGATTGCGAGTGAACTGGATGTGCTTACCGTTGCCGTGGTGACAAAACCCTTTGCCTTCGAAGGGAAAAAGAAAATGATGCTTGCGGAAGAAGGGATCGAAAAACTCAGGGAACATGTCGATACCCTTATCGTGATTCCGAACCAGTACCTCCTGAAAATCGTCGATCGAAAAACACCCATCAAGGAAGCGTTCCGTATAGCGGACGATGTGCTCAGGCAGGGCGTCCAGGGTATTTCCGATTTGATTACGAGTCCCGGCGAGATAAATATCGATTTTGCCGATGTATGTACGATTATGAAAGGCAAGGGGGACGCCTTCATGGGAATCGGCAACGGCAGCGGAGATAATCGGGCCGTGGATGCCGCGACAAACGCGATCAACAATCCCCTCCTGGAAGACGCCAAAATCGAAGGGGCAAAATCCATCCTGGTGAATGTCACCGGCGGTCCCGACCTCGCCCTTGCCGAATACGAAGAAATAATGAGAATCATCACGGCAAACGCCGATGATGACGCACTCATCATTGCGGGAACGGCCTTTGAAGAATCGCTTGAGACCGATGTAAAGGTGACGGTAATCGCGGCCGGTTTTTCACAGGCGGTAACCAGGAAGCCGAACGACACCCATGAGACACCCGCGCAGTCCGCGGACATCATTTCCTATGACGAGTGGGTGAAGATCGGAAAGGGTGTACACAAAAAGGGTCAGGGAGAATATCTTCTGGAACGTAACGCAAAAGAGCCGGACCTTTTTATCCCGACCATTCTCAGGGATAAAAAAATTATGGGCGGCCAGGGGGAATAA
- the fliE gene encoding flagellar hook-basal body complex protein FliE, protein MFLRSDQVSGHIIDLKQTHPLHLGSALKPVKEEGGPEKSFGDVLLAAFNDVNDLQVETTKLSEQMMTDPDSVDVHDVMISVAEANLALSMTKTIVDRALRAYREIVAVR, encoded by the coding sequence ATGTTTTTACGGTCAGATCAGGTATCGGGTCATATAATCGACCTTAAACAGACCCACCCGTTGCACCTCGGGAGTGCGTTGAAACCGGTAAAGGAAGAGGGGGGGCCGGAAAAATCCTTCGGTGATGTCCTCCTTGCCGCCTTTAACGACGTGAACGACCTCCAGGTCGAAACAACGAAACTTTCGGAACAGATGATGACGGACCCGGATTCGGTCGACGTTCATGATGTAATGATCTCGGTTGCCGAAGCGAATCTCGCCCTATCGATGACAAAGACGATCGTCGACAGGGCACTCAGGGCATACAGGGAGATCGTGGCCGTGCGGTAA